From Candidatus Thorarchaeota archaeon, the proteins below share one genomic window:
- a CDS encoding histone family protein, translating to MPRSRKDRILPVAPVDRLIRKAGAERVSDTGAEKLAKILEEVGEELARMAVDLTEHADRKTITDADVELAYKQWRRGR from the coding sequence ATGCCAAGATCACGAAAAGACAGGATATTGCCAGTGGCGCCAGTAGACAGACTGATTCGAAAAGCAGGAGCTGAACGTGTAAGCGATACGGGTGCTGAGAAGCTAGCCAAGATTCTAGAGGAGGTCGGTGAGGAGCTCGCTAGAATGGCTGTTGATTTGACAGAGCATGCGGACCGGAAAACAATCACTGATGCTGATGTTGAGCTGGCGTACAAGCAGTGGCGCCGGGGTCGCTGA